The following are encoded in a window of Phragmites australis chromosome 22, lpPhrAust1.1, whole genome shotgun sequence genomic DNA:
- the LOC133904517 gene encoding uncharacterized protein LOC133904517, giving the protein MEADDWLRTIDSKLQIAQCNGREKVLFASHQLSGPAQEWWTAYTAAHEDPQEITWAEFRSSFRAHHVPIGEIKLKRKEFLSLKQGPMSVREYLTKFTQLSRYTPSDVDTDEKKQDCFLEGLNSGLQYALSANEYPNFQKLVDRAFILEKKRQNLGEERKRHLQGQSSGSNTRPRFNAPATGPMFRQGGQNQLQQNQQRPPQKMQGQVTGSYKPPIQQQQQPRPNFQQQRPNHNQPQPQKRTGQGLGNIGPCFSCGQFGHLSKQCPKKQQGQAQGSNNQQQQPRQNTMHGRVNHVAVEEAQEAPDVVLGIDIILGMDWLTKYKGVIGCATKTVQLTHTDGTKVEFQATTESAINASLNKTNAVEDSRRMDANQLAELKEQMQELLDKGFIRPSSSPWGAPVIFVPKKDGTQRMCIDYRALNEVTIKNKYPLPRIEDLFDMLIGACVFSKIDLRSGYHQLKIRASDIPKTAFVTRYGLYEYTVMSFGLTNAPAYFMYLMNKVFMEYLDKFVVVFIDDILVYSQNEVEHEEHLRMVLQKLRENQLFAKLSKCEFWLKEVPFLSHIISAGGVSIDPSKVRDVLNWKPPQNVSEIRSFLGLAGYYRRFIEGFSKIAKPMTELLGKGAEFKWTTAREASFNELKKRLTSAPVLIMPDTQKPFSVYCDASRQGLGCVLMQKGHVIAYASRQLRKHEENYPTHDLELAAVVHALKIWRHYLIGQRCEIYSDHKSLKYIFTQPDLNLRQRRWLELIKDYNLGINYHPGKANVVADALSRKSQVNSMTLQELSPELCKEFKRLNLSMVCNTEMIAMEIDSTLEQDIRKGQLEDDKILEIKQLIKAGKAPDFSEDKQGGRRRTVLMLEGYPGSAVVKTVGAMTGAAEEITASLNEHAAEVRRPSLREDGQENRQHNSFAQLAGRNGYADGDKGEWETDGCCWN; this is encoded by the exons ATGGAGGCAGATGATTGGCTAAGGACAATCGACAGCAAGCttcagatagctcagtgcaatggAAGAGAAAAAGTTCTCTTTGCATCCCACCAACTCAGTGGGCCAGCTCAGGAGTGGTGGACTGCTTACACTGCCGCTCATGAGGACCCCCAGGAGATCACCTGGGCAGAATTCCGAAGCAGTTTCCGCGCTCACCATGTTCCTATCGGAGAAATAAAGCTGAAaaggaaggagttcctcagtctcAAACAAGGCCCTATGTCTGTAAGAGAGTACCTCACTAAGTTCACTCAACTGTCTCGCTACACCCCCAGTGATGTTGACACAgacgagaagaagcaggacTGTTTTCTTGAAGGTCTAAACTCCGGtctacagtatgccctctctgCCAACGAGTaccctaattttcagaaattggtggatagagctttcatATTAGAAAAGAAGCGCCAGAATCTAGGTGAAGAACGTAAGCGCCATCTGCAGGGTCAGTCTTCTGGCAGTAACACTCGCCCCCGTTTCAACGCCCCTGCCACTGGTCCGATGTTCCGCCAGGGAGGTCAGAACCAGCTGCAGCAAAACCAGCAGAGGCCACCGCAGAAGATGCAAGGTCAGGTTACAGGGTCTTACAAGCCCCCGAttcagcaacaacaacagcctcGCCCCAACTTCCAGCAGCAGCGACCCAACCACAACCAGCCACAACCGCAGAAACGCACAGGTCAGGGGTTAGGCAACATTGGTCCGTGTTTCAGTTGCGGCCAATTCGGGCATCTTTCCAAGCAATGCCCTAAGAAGCAGCAAGGTCAGGCCCAAGGTAGTaacaaccagcagcagcagccccgccAGAACACGATGCATGGTCGCGTCAACCAcgttgcagtggaggaagcccaAGAAGCTCCCGACGTAGTGCTGG GAATCGATAtcattctgggaatggattggctgACCAAGTACAAAGGAGTCATAGGATGTGCAACAAAGACAGTACAGCTGACGCATACTGATGGTACCAAAGTGGAATTCCAAGCTACAACAGAGTCAGCCATCAACGCCAGTTTGAACAAaaccaatgcagtggaagatagcagg agaatggatgccaaccagttggctgagctcaaggagcaaatgcaagagctactagacaaagggtttattcgccccagttcttcgccctggggagcccctGTAATCTTCGTtccaaagaaggatggtacacagaggatgtgtatagactatcgagctctgaatgaagtaacaataaaaaacaaatacccTCTGCctcgcattgaagatctgtttgatatgctgataggagcatgtgtgttttccaagattgatcttagATCTGGATATCACCAGCTGAAGATTCGTGCTTCGGATATTCCCAAGactgcatttgttactcggtacggtctatacgagtacacagtaatgtctttcggactgaccaatgccccagcatacttcatgtatctgatgaacaaggtttttatggaatatttggacaagttcgTTGTGGTATTCATCGATGACATCCTGGTTTACTCCCAGAACGAAGTAGAACATGAGGAACatttaaggatggtattgcagaaactcagggagaaccagTTGTTTGCCAAACTGAGCAAATGTGAattttggttgaaggaagttcctttCCTCAgtcacatcatatcagcaggaggtgtgtccaTAGATCCATCCAAGGTAAGAGACGTTCTGAATTGGAAGCCACCGCAGAATGTGTCTGAGATTCGtagttttctgggtttagcaggatactatcgtcgatttattgaaggtttctccaagatagcgaagccaatgaccgaaCTGTTAGGGAagggagcagagttcaagtggacaacagctagagaagccagtttcaatgaattaaagaaaaggttgacctcagcaccagttttgatcatgccagacACTCAGAAGCCATTCTCggtatattgtgatgcatcccgtcaaggtttgggatgtgtgcttatgcaaaaAGGCCACGTTATAGCTTATGCATCCCGGCAGCTAAgaaagcatgaagagaattatccaacgcatgatttggagctagccgcagttgttcatgcactcaagatttggaggcattacctgattggacaaagatgtgagatatattctgatcataagagcttaaaatatattttcactcagccGGATCTTAACCTAAGacaacgcagatggttagagcttattaaGGACTataatttgggaatcaactatcatccaGGAAAGGCGAACGTAGTagccgatgccttgagcagaaaatctcaggTTAATTCTATGACTCTCCAAGAGTTGAGTCCCGAACTATGCAAGGAATTCAAGAGGTTGAATCTAAGTATGGTGTGTAATACCGAGATGATTGctatggaaatagactcaacacttgaacaagatataaggaagggtcagcttgaagATGACAAGATTTTGGAGATCAAGCAATTGATCAAAGCAGGCAAAGCCCCGGACTTTTCTGAAGACAAGCAGG GCGGCCGGCGTAGAACGGTCCTGATGTTGGAAGGCTACCCGGGTTCCGCGGTGGTCAAGACCGTTGGTGCCATGACCGGAGCAGCTGAGGAGATAACTGCATCTCTGAATGAGCACGCGGCGGAGGTGCGCAGGCCCTCACTCCGGGAGGACGGGCAGGAAAACCGCCAGCACAACTCCTTCGCCCAGCTCGCCGGTAGGAACGGCTACGCCGACGGTGACAAAGGAGAATGGGAAACCGATGGCTGTTGCTGGAATTAA